Proteins encoded in a region of the Aquila chrysaetos chrysaetos chromosome 25, bAquChr1.4, whole genome shotgun sequence genome:
- the GPR146 gene encoding probable G-protein coupled receptor 146 isoform X2, producing MWSCETLNNSTENSEDQHLCHDFHLVLSIFSLLYLIICFPIGLCYNGLLVLVNLYNKATMTMPDVYFVNIAIAGLIINALAPVYLLGLANTKWAIWNSNNEVYITLLILFNVSSLVTMYSTTLLSLDYYIERALPRTYMSSVYNTKHVCGFIWGGAMLTSFSSLLFYVCNHVSTKIIECSKMQNKEAADAIMVFIGYVVPAIAVLYALTLILRIRKEATPLDQDTGRLDPSVHRLLIATVCTQFTLWTPYYVILLVSTFTNAQGRIADENYSRILHFTKILSKFLAFSSSFVMPLLYRYINKNFPNKLRRLLKKIHCGNQGCSHERTVVQQVMT from the coding sequence ATGTGGAGCTGTGAAACCTTAAACAACAGTACCGAGAACAGCGAGGACCAGCACCTCTGCCATGACTTCCACCTTGtgctttccatcttttcccTACTCTACCTCATTATATGTTTCCCAATTGGCCTTTGTTACAATGGCTTGCTGGTCCTAGTTAATCTCTATAACAAAGCTACTATGACTATGCCAGATGTTTACTTTGTCAACATTGCCATTGCTGGTCTCATCATCAATGCTCTGGCACCAGTGTACCTTCTAGGTCTTGCCAATACGAAATGGGCCATCTGGAATTCCAACAATGAAGTTTATATTACCTTACTTATTTTATTCAACGTCTCATCTTTAGTTACCATGTACTCTACTACATTACTCAGTCTGGACTACTACATTGAACGTGCTCTACCTAGAACTTACATGTCAAGTGTGTACAACACCAAACACGTTTGTGGATTCATATGGGGTGGTGCCATGCTTACAAGTTTTTCATCTCTCCTGTTCTACGTCTGCAATCATGTATCCACTAAAATAATTGAATGTTCCAAGATGCAGaacaaagaagcagcagatgccATTATGGTCTTTATCGGGTATGTTGTACCAGCTATCGCTGTACTGTATGCACTTACATTAATCTTGCGAATACGCAAAGAGGCTACACCACTGGATCAAGACACTGGACGATTAGATCCATCGGTGCACAGGCTTCTGATTGCCACAGTCTGTACGCAGTTCACATTATGGACACCCTATTACGTTATTCTTTTGGTAAGCACATTTACTAATGCACAAGGAAGAATTGCAGATGAAAACTACAGTCGAATATTACATTTTACCAAGATTTTATCAAAATTCTTGGCTTTCTCAAGCAGCTTTGTAATGCCTCTGCTCTACAGATACATTAACAAAAACTTTCCCAACAAATTACGACGCTTGCTTAAAAAGATACACTGTGGGAATCAAGGGTGTTCTCATGAACGCACAGTAGTACAGCAAGTTATGACGTAG